From one bacterium genomic stretch:
- a CDS encoding Ig-like domain-containing protein, whose translation MNARRLTAFLAALFAVAAFAGCEIESRTPLPEPESAAEFRVMATVPPDGARETFLSSGVIFHFDRQIDTGSLSAESASIVRIDENGDAVEEVPVLVQGAGPNVILRPLSRLRPASRFRAAVTDQVKDEFGRRPLLDGGRVSLEFTTRAERVQQGRDLSVRSVYPPPGGDLFDWATFRVYFSEPIEPARAIYGENVMLRALGDDSPVPAQMHVVGTQIVIDPESDLVPGRSYELVIGATLQDAGGETMAEDATYAWVVSDTAPRATLAVELCPTLGDRSGCPPLISASKLERSIYTDEGQNTMILDSTLLGRESVPMSGRLVVELANTAIDKDSIPILIRKGQKMYGEKIEAMLGGEISTGLKTRDITATTLTDAYGFMQSSAAQGGAADGEVAVQVMLDVAINTGDSASNAQMAQNIMGLTLTGRAIVIGDELVMDTAGFGELNILGENMGVTISLGLRPPATSALGAVADSTGPLLMSVSPGSASNLARLGDPVVLAFNEPVHPQEAVSSIHLADANGDPVSANAAVDGGKVTLKPRWPMDPDSEYVVRVEGRLPDVTGNPMGVERVVRFRTGAPEVSLSPPLLGATDPGVNTQEAFPAHLPIQVYFTQLMDPTTIVLGDTVRVTDDDSGEDVRGWLRKRWTGFQFFPNEPFEGGRTYRLTITDDITNIAGIALDLNRDRFPGGGAGQPERSFRFTAAPADETVPVTFALVPFADRDGSGFLEGTETPTDDNLFAIELGGLLDPSYVSGYMIAHIGALGFVNDEPVMPIALSDGIVLYATGTSIDFSKISQKADLGPFDTGRLTIEADGAGTANVVEAPGGGAARMLIEMSTLISAEGSFIDGLLADRLAFSAIGDLSFDASGPMVANITGTTSIDITIPIVNITLPVPTSINLRAQSVSP comes from the coding sequence CCCGGGAAACCTTCCTGTCGAGCGGCGTCATATTTCACTTTGACCGCCAGATCGACACCGGCTCGCTCTCGGCGGAGTCGGCGTCGATCGTGCGTATCGACGAAAACGGCGACGCGGTCGAGGAGGTTCCGGTGCTCGTGCAGGGCGCGGGGCCGAACGTCATTCTTCGTCCCCTGTCGCGGCTTCGCCCGGCTTCCCGTTTTCGCGCGGCTGTCACCGATCAGGTGAAGGACGAATTCGGCCGCCGTCCGCTTCTGGACGGCGGGCGCGTTTCGCTCGAGTTCACGACGCGCGCCGAGCGCGTGCAGCAAGGGCGGGATTTGAGCGTTCGCTCCGTGTATCCGCCTCCCGGCGGAGATCTGTTCGATTGGGCGACATTTCGGGTGTACTTTTCCGAGCCGATCGAGCCGGCCCGCGCGATTTATGGCGAAAACGTCATGCTTCGCGCCCTCGGCGACGATTCGCCCGTTCCCGCGCAAATGCACGTCGTGGGAACGCAGATCGTCATCGACCCGGAATCGGATCTCGTGCCCGGACGCAGCTACGAGCTCGTGATCGGCGCCACCCTGCAAGACGCGGGCGGCGAAACGATGGCCGAGGACGCAACGTATGCGTGGGTCGTCAGCGATACGGCGCCGCGCGCCACACTGGCCGTGGAGCTTTGCCCGACGCTCGGCGATCGCTCCGGTTGTCCGCCGCTCATCTCCGCGTCGAAGCTCGAACGCTCGATTTATACAGACGAGGGTCAAAACACGATGATCCTCGATTCGACCCTTCTAGGCCGAGAGTCCGTACCGATGTCCGGGCGCCTTGTCGTGGAACTCGCGAACACGGCGATCGACAAGGATTCGATCCCGATTCTGATCCGCAAGGGCCAGAAGATGTACGGCGAGAAGATCGAGGCGATGCTCGGCGGCGAGATCTCCACGGGTCTGAAAACGCGCGACATCACGGCGACGACGCTCACCGACGCCTATGGCTTCATGCAAAGCTCCGCCGCGCAGGGTGGCGCCGCCGACGGCGAGGTCGCCGTCCAGGTGATGCTCGACGTGGCGATCAACACGGGCGATTCCGCTTCGAACGCCCAGATGGCGCAGAACATCATGGGGCTGACGCTGACCGGGCGCGCCATCGTGATTGGCGACGAGCTCGTGATGGACACGGCCGGATTCGGCGAGCTGAACATTCTCGGCGAGAACATGGGCGTCACGATCTCGCTTGGGCTTCGCCCGCCTGCGACGTCCGCGCTTGGGGCCGTCGCCGACTCTACGGGACCGCTTCTCATGTCGGTGTCGCCGGGCAGCGCGTCGAATCTCGCGCGGCTCGGCGATCCGGTCGTGCTGGCCTTCAATGAGCCCGTGCATCCGCAGGAGGCCGTGAGTTCGATTCATCTCGCAGACGCGAACGGCGATCCGGTGAGTGCGAACGCGGCCGTGGACGGCGGCAAGGTGACGCTGAAGCCGCGTTGGCCGATGGACCCGGACAGCGAATACGTTGTGCGCGTCGAAGGGCGCCTGCCGGACGTCACGGGCAACCCCATGGGCGTCGAGCGCGTCGTCCGTTTCCGGACGGGCGCACCCGAGGTCAGCCTTAGCCCGCCGCTGCTCGGCGCGACGGACCCGGGCGTGAACACGCAAGAGGCCTTCCCGGCGCATCTGCCGATTCAGGTCTATTTCACGCAGCTCATGGATCCGACGACGATCGTCCTTGGCGACACCGTTCGCGTGACCGACGACGATTCGGGCGAAGACGTTCGCGGCTGGCTTCGCAAACGGTGGACGGGCTTTCAGTTTTTCCCGAACGAGCCCTTCGAAGGGGGGCGCACGTACCGCCTCACGATCACCGATGACATCACGAATATCGCGGGCATCGCGCTCGATCTGAATCGCGATCGATTCCCGGGCGGCGGGGCGGGACAGCCGGAGCGATCCTTCCGGTTCACGGCCGCGCCCGCGGACGAAACCGTGCCGGTGACGTTCGCGCTCGTGCCGTTCGCCGATCGCGACGGCTCGGGATTTCTCGAGGGCACGGAGACGCCGACCGACGACAATCTCTTCGCCATCGAGCTTGGCGGCCTGCTCGACCCAAGCTACGTCTCCGGTTACATGATCGCGCACATTGGGGCTCTCGGCTTCGTCAATGACGAGCCGGTCATGCCCATCGCGCTTTCGGACGGCATTGTCCTGTACGCCACCGGGACTTCGATCGACTTTTCGAAGATTTCCCAAAAGGCCGACCTCGGCCCGTTTGACACCGGTCGGCTCACGATCGAGGCCGACGGCGCCGGCACCGCGAATGTGGTGGAGGCGCCGGGCGGCGGCGCGGCGCGGATGCTCATCGAAATGTCGACGCTGATTTCCGCGGAGGGCTCGTTCATCGACGGGCTGCTCGCGGACCGGCTCGCATTTTCCGCGATCGGCGACCTGTCGTTCGACGCGAGCGGCCCGATGGTCGCGAACATCACGGGCACGACGTCGATCGATATCACGATCCCCATCGTGAACATCACCCTGCCGGTGCCGACGTCGATCAATCTCCGCGCCCAGAGCGTGTCGCCGTAG